The genomic region GACACACAACAGAAGCACGATCTCCATCGATGAGCAGGACCAATTCTCACCCGACAGCTGGCTGCCACGTTCCGGAGATCTTATACGGCTGACTGGCAAGCATCCTATGAATGCCGAGGCAGATCTGAAGAAGCTGTTTGTCGAGTCGCAGAAATGCGAACTCATTACACCCAATGAGCTTCACTACATACGAAACCACGGAGCAGTCCCGCGGTTGCTATGGGAGTTCCACAAGCTTGACGTGGAAGACGGCAAGCTGACACTATGTATGAACGACTTAAAGGACAATTTCGAACACATCAACATCCCAGTGGCTCTCGCATGTGATGGCAACAGACGCAAGGAGCTCAACATGATTCGAAAGTCGAAAGGCTTCAGCTGGGGCGCTGGCGCAACTGGATGTGCGTACTTAAAAGGCCCGCTATTACGAGACGTGCTTGAAGCTGCTGGCGTGAAGCCCGGTAGATATACTGGAGAGGGCAAGCTAAGATGGGTTAACTTTCAAGGCGCGGATGATCCAAGCGAAGGCAAGTACGAGACTTGTATACCACTCGACTATGCTATGGATCCTACGAACGATGTGATACTCGCGCTGTACATGAACGATGTCCCACTGCCTCCTGATCATGGCTACCCGGTACGACTGCTCATCCCCGGCTATGTCGGGGGACGGTGTGTAAAGTGGCTAAGCAAAATATGGATCACGGACTATGAAAATCAGAGTCACTACCACATCTGGGACAATAGAGTATTGCCGAGTTTTATCACCCAGAAAGATGGAGAGTTTGCGAATGCCATGTTTGCACATCCGGACACTGCGTGCAACGAGCAGAATCTGAACAGCGTTATTGTCAAGCCAGCTCAAAGCGAGAAGATACCCGTGGCCAATGCGCGGCACGGACAGACATACCGGATCGAGGGTTATGCCTACGATGGCGGAGGGCACGAAGTGCAGCGCGTTGAAATCAGTCTCGATGGCGGCAACACCTGGCTGTACTGCATTCGCAAGTTTTCCTGAGTATCCCATCCGCCACGGCAACAAATTCTGGACGTGGCTGCATTGGTATGTAGATGTATCGGTAGTACACTTGCTGGCAGCTAAGAGCATCGCTGTACGAGCATGGAATGTCTTCAAGAACACTCAGCCGGAACGAGCAAGCTGGAACACCATGGGTATGATGAACAACTGCTGGTACATCATGAAGCGGGAGATCGAGCAGACAAAAGACGACGACGCACCACACATGCTCTTCCGCCATCCATGCGAACCCGGCACAGGCGACGGAGGTTGGATGAAACCTTCTGTGGAGAACCAAGTCGCCAGCGCA from Fulvia fulva chromosome 2, complete sequence harbors:
- a CDS encoding Nitrate reductase [NADH] 1; translated protein: MPHHIPWTVHVREHPGSTKDGISNEPDWSHGHQHRIGFLNRQGRLPGVTHQDDEVGNLLELTRSSSSSEPDEEEEFDEQAKKDYEQPEARAKKGDLISFRDLITNEKDFHLRYPENRSLGWRYLLEATEDWVKNEEDWPANIEKRKKEEAAKKDKETRTSDGVETSERSKESNEKPSHEESGQGENDWKRKEGENSKHHDAYAADDEHSDQSDKEGSDDGDKCEYQKLLDRYSPQEIALLRALQHEKDYRYKLQQNDGKRKSPPTHNRSTISIDEQDQFSPDSWLPRSGDLIRLTGKHPMNAEADLKKLFVESQKCELITPNELHYIRNHGAVPRLLWEFHKLDVEDGKLTLCMNDLKDNFEHINIPVALACDGNRRKELNMIRKSKGFSWGAGATGCAYLKGPLLRDVLEAAGVKPGRYTGEGKLRWVNFQGADDPSEGKYETCIPLDYAMDPTNDVILALYMNDVPLPPDHGYPVRLLIPGYVGGRCVKWLSKIWITDYENQSHYHIWDNRVLPSFITQKDGEFANAMFAHPDTACNEQNLNSVIVKPAQSEKIPVANARHGQTYRIEGYAYDGGGHEVQRVEISLDGGNTWLYCIRKFS